One window of the Zea mays cultivar B73 chromosome 3, Zm-B73-REFERENCE-NAM-5.0, whole genome shotgun sequence genome contains the following:
- the LOC103650355 gene encoding uncharacterized protein, with product MARVCSTARVERDGDETEATETVPISEAMRRSGLISSEDTPAAEATQADVEEVGSEDEYSCGMPSKPSHLDFEKSTISEADLSKMVKLSYFSEAKKELVRFGGEEITPKPEKNEVVVFKSFFKAGLRFPLNGMIADALKKFGVYLHQLTPNAIVRLSVYIWALRSQGVEPLGEGFCRVHELHYQTKARGDGLHENFGCYNFAYRKTTKFPVISYRSKSPAGWKSEWFYVKVDEDEDKLVQSSLELTFGETRPRCNMIRGSPSQIALAKFRVISDHIGTRDLVQEFLAFKVFPTLREWEMPKLVGEKKKGELVRLPYHYKFKKHFKAPCQEWLNTIEIMCNEILGNYYKKEDQLMTAAFGTRPKQRLNRVLDAMNFDYPDYEQLGGDVEGPKRKRIASALDKEGTKLAKKDKEISEKLSSEPKIAVPRKRKAASPKPKTSAREEEAPATPSAAEVEEILKVMTEPLPIRLSPLAPELTKFF from the coding sequence ATGGCCAGAGTatgctccactgctagggttgagcgtgatggggatgagaccgaagccactgaaaccgttccgatttccgaagcaatgaggcgttctgggctgatttcatcagaggacacacctgctgccgaagcaacacaagctgatgttgaagaagttggttccgaagatgagtacagctgcgggatgccaagtaaacctagtcatctggactttgaaaagtccaccatctctgaagctgatctttccaaaatggtgaagctgagctatttcagtgaagcaaaaaaggagctggttcgttttggcggagaggagattactccgaagccggaaaagaatgaggtggtagtgttcaaaagcttctttaaagcaggattaagatttcctttgaatgggatgattgctgatgctttgaagaagtttggggtttaccttcatcagctgacccctaatgctatcgttagattaagcgtttatatttgggcccttcgtagccaagGAGTGGAACCGCTcggtgaaggtttctgccgagttcatgaattacactaccagactaaagccagaggagatggtctgcatgagaattttggctgctacaactttgcttatcgcaagactacgaagtttccagtgataagctaccgaagcaaatcgccagccggatggaagtctgaatggttttatgttaaagttgatgaagatgaagataaattggtccagagttcgctagagctaaccttcggagagacgaggccccgatgcaacatgataagggggagcccgagccagattgctttggctaaatttcgagtgatttcagatcatattggcactagagacctagtgcaggaattcttggcttttaaggtgttcccaacactgagggagtgggaaatgccgaagctagtgggtgaaaagaaaaagggagaacttgttcgattgccttatcattacaagtttaagaaacattttaaagcaccctgccaagagtggctgaacACAATTGaaattatgtgcaacgagatcctcggcaattactataagaaagaagatcaattaatgactgcagccttcggcacacgtCCGAAAcaaagattgaatcgggtgctagatgccatgaattttgattaccctgattatgagcaactgggcggagatgttgaaggcccgaagagaaaaaggattgccagcgcccttgacaaagaaggcaccaaattggctaagaaggacaaagaaatttctgaaaaattgagctctgagccgaagatagctgttccaaggaaaagaaaagctgcatccccaaaaccaaagacgtcggcccgagaggaggaagctcctgcaacaccttctgctgccgaagtggaagagattctgaaggtaatgactgaacctttgcctatcaggctaagtccactggcgccagaactgacgaagtttttttag
- the LOC103652086 gene encoding uncharacterized protein isoform X1, which produces MATSDKKTRGYVPWNDEMDKVLLDTFVDYYNKGDGCQNGWKSHVYTAAVKNVCEKCNVTITKENISSRSKTFDKHYNIINGLLSTSGFGWDWEKNKLKVDSDTVWDEYVERNKEAKGYRHKVVKFWDLLSLVYNNGQANGESAKTAAESSKEMAKENDTGGKDAPYSVSSSSSLKRQRSDDSFNSIWCDKFDMLTSALKDDGPKLPSSAEVLAALQEVEGLDEDT; this is translated from the exons ATGGCTACATCG GACAAGAAAACAAGGGGCTATGTTCCTTGGAATGATGAGATGGATAAGGTACTCCTTGATACATTTGTGGACTATTACAATAAAGGTGATGGATGTCAGAATGGGTGGAAGTCTCATGTATACACAGCTGCTGTGAAGAATGTTTGTGAGAAGTGTAATGTCACCATTACAAAGGAAAATATTAGCTCTCGCAGCAAGACCTTTGATAAGCACTACAATATCATTAATGGTTTGTTGTCCACTAGTGGTTTTGGATGGGATTGGGAGAAGAACAAGCTCAAAGTTGATAGTGACACTGTATGGGATGAGTACGTTGAG AGGAATAAGGAAGCAAAAGGATATAGACATAAGGTTGTGAAGTTTTGGGATCTACTCAGCCTAGTGTACAATAATGGCCAAGCAAATGGAGAGAGTGCTAAAACAGCAGCTGAAAGTTCAAAGGAAATGGCAAAAGAGAATGATACCGGAGGCAAGGATGCTCCATATTCTGTATCTTCCTCGAGTAGTTTAAAAAGACAAAGATCAGATGATTCATTTAACTCTATATGGTGTGATAAGTTTGACATGCTTACATCTGCATTGAAAGATGACGGTCCAAAGCTACCCTCTTCCGCCGAAGTTCTCGCCGCATTACAAGAGGTTGAGGGACTTGATGAAGACACATAA
- the LOC103652086 gene encoding uncharacterized protein isoform X2, translating into MDKVLLDTFVDYYNKGDGCQNGWKSHVYTAAVKNVCEKCNVTITKENISSRSKTFDKHYNIINGLLSTSGFGWDWEKNKLKVDSDTVWDEYVERNKEAKGYRHKVVKFWDLLSLVYNNGQANGESAKTAAESSKEMAKENDTGGKDAPYSVSSSSSLKRQRSDDSFNSIWCDKFDMLTSALKDDGPKLPSSAEVLAALQEVEGLDEDT; encoded by the exons ATGGATAAGGTACTCCTTGATACATTTGTGGACTATTACAATAAAGGTGATGGATGTCAGAATGGGTGGAAGTCTCATGTATACACAGCTGCTGTGAAGAATGTTTGTGAGAAGTGTAATGTCACCATTACAAAGGAAAATATTAGCTCTCGCAGCAAGACCTTTGATAAGCACTACAATATCATTAATGGTTTGTTGTCCACTAGTGGTTTTGGATGGGATTGGGAGAAGAACAAGCTCAAAGTTGATAGTGACACTGTATGGGATGAGTACGTTGAG AGGAATAAGGAAGCAAAAGGATATAGACATAAGGTTGTGAAGTTTTGGGATCTACTCAGCCTAGTGTACAATAATGGCCAAGCAAATGGAGAGAGTGCTAAAACAGCAGCTGAAAGTTCAAAGGAAATGGCAAAAGAGAATGATACCGGAGGCAAGGATGCTCCATATTCTGTATCTTCCTCGAGTAGTTTAAAAAGACAAAGATCAGATGATTCATTTAACTCTATATGGTGTGATAAGTTTGACATGCTTACATCTGCATTGAAAGATGACGGTCCAAAGCTACCCTCTTCCGCCGAAGTTCTCGCCGCATTACAAGAGGTTGAGGGACTTGATGAAGACACATAA